The proteins below are encoded in one region of Sedimentibacter sp. zth1:
- the mutS gene encoding DNA mismatch repair protein MutS, with protein MGCKVTPMMQQYLDLKENYKDCIVLYRLGDFYEMFFDDALVASKVLEIALTGRDCGLEERAPMCGVPHHAIDNYIPKLIENGLKVAICEQMEDPATAKGIIKRDVIRVVTPGTITDQNMLDDKSNNYLLCIYKVNNGFGLAYVDVSTGDLLVTEYDEVNTAVLTDALIGEIIKINPSEIISNCLIQNNIVNNKINCINKINNFEEYKHLILKHFNIVSLDVFGISDNKNSIMSLGMLIEYLYSTQKISLDHINKVQNYKIGDYVLLDSSTRKNLELSETIRGKKGQGTLYHVLDYTMTAMGGRLLKKWIEEPLRNKIFINERLDATSELYENVLVSNNIKEYMKKIYDIERLIGRIVYGNCNGRDLIALKQSISNLPDFKSELSFTECKVIKDIYEKFDVLEDIFDLLDKSIIEEPPISVKEGGIIKSGFNAELDEIKEVSINGKAWISNLQNTERERTGIKNLKIGYNRIFGYFIEITKSNIKNAPDYYTRKQTLANCERFVTPELKEMESKILNADEQIMKLEYNLFLEVRQYIKEQITRIQNTAHNIAIIDTINSLSIAAVKNNYVRPNINTSNHINIIDGRHPVIEKIIKNEMFVPNDTHIDNNKLRMSIITGPNMAGKSTYMRQVALIALMAHVGSFVPAKEADICIVDKIFTRVGASDDLAQGQSTFMVEMSEVSNILNNATKNSLLILDEIGRGTSTYDGLSIAWSVVEFITKNIGAKTLFATHYHELSELEEKLDCIKNYRILIKESGDKITFLRKIAEGSVDKSYGIQVANLAGLPKEVINRAKEILNQLEENDINKSLIEHLDVNTSCANSINRIEEDVNINNVNENSTQISIFGDIPVPKLSDSYKNFVDKEIKNIDINLLTPMEAMMILNNIIKKSKKIK; from the coding sequence ATGGGATGTAAAGTAACGCCTATGATGCAACAATATTTAGATCTAAAAGAAAATTATAAAGATTGTATCGTTTTATATAGACTTGGTGACTTTTATGAAATGTTCTTTGACGATGCTTTAGTAGCATCAAAAGTGTTAGAGATTGCGTTAACAGGCAGAGATTGTGGATTAGAAGAGAGAGCTCCAATGTGTGGTGTTCCTCATCATGCTATAGATAATTATATACCAAAGCTTATTGAAAATGGCTTAAAGGTTGCCATTTGTGAACAAATGGAAGACCCAGCAACGGCAAAAGGAATAATAAAAAGAGATGTTATTAGGGTTGTAACGCCAGGTACTATCACAGATCAAAATATGCTTGATGATAAATCCAATAACTATTTACTTTGCATATACAAGGTTAATAATGGCTTTGGTTTAGCATATGTTGACGTTTCTACAGGTGATTTACTTGTAACTGAATATGACGAGGTAAATACTGCTGTGTTGACAGATGCACTTATTGGTGAAATTATTAAAATTAATCCATCAGAAATAATTTCAAATTGTCTTATTCAAAATAATATTGTAAATAATAAAATCAATTGTATTAATAAGATTAATAATTTTGAGGAATACAAGCACCTAATTTTAAAACATTTCAATATAGTATCATTAGATGTATTCGGAATTTCAGATAATAAAAATTCTATTATGTCACTTGGAATGCTGATTGAGTATTTATATAGTACTCAAAAGATTTCACTAGACCACATCAATAAAGTTCAAAATTATAAAATTGGTGACTATGTACTTTTAGATAGTAGTACAAGAAAAAATCTTGAACTATCTGAAACAATTCGTGGTAAAAAAGGACAAGGTACTCTTTATCATGTACTTGATTATACTATGACTGCGATGGGTGGTAGACTTCTTAAAAAATGGATAGAAGAGCCATTAAGAAATAAAATTTTTATCAATGAAAGACTTGATGCAACTTCTGAGCTATATGAAAATGTACTGGTATCTAATAATATCAAAGAATACATGAAAAAGATTTATGATATTGAAAGGCTTATTGGAAGAATTGTTTATGGTAATTGCAATGGACGTGATTTAATTGCTCTAAAGCAGTCAATATCTAATTTACCAGACTTTAAATCAGAGTTATCATTTACAGAATGTAAAGTAATAAAAGATATATATGAGAAGTTTGACGTATTAGAGGATATTTTTGATTTACTTGATAAATCAATCATCGAAGAACCTCCTATTTCTGTCAAAGAAGGTGGAATTATAAAGAGCGGCTTTAATGCTGAATTAGATGAAATAAAAGAAGTATCTATAAATGGTAAGGCTTGGATTAGCAATTTACAAAATACTGAACGTGAAAGAACAGGCATCAAAAATTTAAAAATTGGTTATAATAGAATATTTGGTTATTTTATTGAAATTACTAAATCAAATATTAAAAACGCACCGGATTATTATACTAGAAAGCAAACTCTTGCTAACTGTGAGAGATTTGTTACTCCTGAATTAAAAGAAATGGAATCTAAGATTTTAAATGCTGATGAGCAAATTATGAAACTTGAGTATAATTTGTTTTTAGAGGTTAGACAATATATCAAAGAACAAATAACTCGTATTCAAAATACAGCACATAATATTGCAATAATTGATACAATCAATTCACTATCAATTGCAGCTGTAAAAAATAACTATGTTAGACCAAATATAAACACTTCTAATCATATAAATATAATTGACGGTAGACATCCTGTTATTGAAAAAATTATTAAAAATGAAATGTTTGTTCCTAATGATACTCATATTGATAATAACAAGCTTAGAATGTCAATAATTACAGGTCCTAACATGGCTGGTAAATCAACTTATATGCGTCAAGTTGCTTTAATTGCTCTAATGGCACATGTTGGAAGCTTTGTTCCAGCAAAAGAAGCAGATATATGTATTGTAGATAAAATTTTTACAAGAGTTGGTGCAAGTGATGATTTAGCTCAAGGTCAAAGTACATTTATGGTTGAAATGTCTGAGGTTTCTAATATTTTAAATAATGCTACGAAAAATAGTTTATTAATTCTTGATGAAATAGGCAGAGGAACGAGCACGTACGATGGACTTAGTATAGCATGGTCTGTTGTTGAATTTATTACTAAAAATATTGGTGCCAAAACTTTATTTGCTACACATTATCATGAGTTATCAGAACTTGAAGAAAAACTTGATTGCATAAAAAATTACAGAATACTAATCAAAGAGTCCGGCGATAAGATTACATTTCTTCGTAAAATAGCAGAAGGTAGTGTTGATAAAAGTTATGGCATACAGGTTGCTAATTTAGCTGGACTACCAAAAGAAGTTATAAATCGTGCAAAAGAAATACTTAATCAGCTTGAAGAAAATGATATAAATAAATCATTAATTGAACATTTAGATGTAAATACTTCTTGTGCAAATTCTATAAATAGAATAGAAGAAGATGTAAATATCAATAATGTTAATGAAAATAGTACTCAAATATCAATATTCGGTGATATTCCTGTTCCGAAATTAAGTGATAGCTATAAAAACTTTGTTGATAAAGAAATTAAAAATATTGATATTAATTTGTTAACTCCTATGGAAGCAATGATGATATTAAATAATATAATTAAAAAATCAAAGAAAATTAAATAG
- the mutL gene encoding DNA mismatch repair endonuclease MutL yields the protein MNCLIKQLENSTINKIAAGEVIESPKSIIKELVENSIDANADEIIVEIKNGGKKFIRITDNGVGIDKNQIEDAFKRHYTSKITTSEDLDSLHTLGFRGEALASIAAVSRVEVITRTANEDYGTKIAIEGGKTVLKEDIGCPIGTTFIVTDLFYNIPARLKFLKSDISESTKINEIVLCLALSTKNVSFKYINNNNTTFKTPKSDNMLNILSSLYGRDLINSLIEVNHENEFMKITGYTSNLNYYRGNRKYQLLFVNGRYVKHNRANFFIEAAYRTLLPKDKHPACFLCIDINTNLVDVNVHPAKTEIRVKEEERFLGEIKNAIYKALREINLVKEVKSENIVKKASVINNENNITIDEIFENSDSTKIIDLNDDNFKISTENKENIKSITNNDIFSDEVLKDFDSSTKDLIKIDENINIIKEDKDNYDLNVSNEVVEIIDDKESLNHVDKDTISNLRYIGMLFKTYILCESEQTNEFYMIDQHAAHERINYEKYLNQIENRNIILQELLIPEVINLSYEDYYFTINNKDFFEKIGLPIESFGINDILINSVPLIFIDVNIKYLFYTILDSMKETGKNSNLDFELNKIIKNACVSSVKSGDNLHNLEIKKLIGDLANTKSPYTCPHGRPTIIKMTKYEVERMFERVQI from the coding sequence ATGAATTGTTTAATTAAACAGTTAGAAAATAGCACAATTAATAAAATAGCAGCTGGGGAAGTTATTGAAAGTCCTAAATCAATAATAAAAGAATTAGTAGAAAACTCTATAGATGCTAATGCAGATGAAATTATAGTTGAAATAAAGAATGGCGGTAAAAAGTTTATTCGTATAACTGACAATGGTGTTGGTATTGATAAAAACCAGATTGAAGATGCTTTTAAAAGACATTATACAAGTAAAATTACTACTTCTGAAGATTTAGATTCATTACATACATTAGGGTTTAGAGGTGAAGCATTAGCTAGTATTGCAGCTGTTTCTAGAGTTGAGGTTATAACTAGAACTGCAAATGAGGACTATGGAACTAAAATTGCCATTGAGGGTGGAAAAACAGTTTTAAAAGAAGATATAGGATGCCCAATTGGAACTACTTTTATAGTAACTGATTTATTTTACAATATACCTGCAAGGTTAAAATTTCTGAAGAGTGATATTTCAGAGAGCACAAAAATAAATGAAATCGTTTTATGCTTGGCATTAAGTACTAAAAATGTTTCATTTAAATACATAAACAATAATAATACAACATTTAAGACTCCAAAATCAGACAATATGTTAAATATACTATCTAGTCTTTATGGAAGAGATTTAATAAATTCTCTTATTGAAGTCAATCATGAAAATGAATTTATGAAGATTACAGGATATACATCTAATCTTAACTATTATAGGGGCAACAGAAAATATCAACTATTGTTTGTTAATGGTAGATATGTTAAGCACAATAGGGCAAATTTCTTTATAGAAGCTGCCTATAGAACATTGTTACCCAAAGATAAACATCCCGCTTGCTTTTTATGTATAGATATAAATACAAATTTAGTTGATGTAAATGTTCATCCCGCAAAAACTGAAATTCGTGTTAAAGAGGAAGAAAGATTTCTTGGTGAAATTAAAAATGCAATTTATAAAGCACTTAGAGAAATTAATTTAGTTAAAGAAGTAAAGAGTGAAAATATTGTGAAAAAAGCATCCGTTATTAATAACGAAAACAATATTACAATTGATGAAATTTTTGAAAATTCTGATAGCACTAAAATTATTGATTTAAATGATGATAATTTTAAAATTTCTACAGAAAATAAAGAAAATATAAAATCTATAACTAATAATGATATATTTAGTGATGAAGTACTTAAAGATTTTGACTCAAGTACAAAAGATTTAATCAAAATTGATGAAAATATTAATATCATAAAAGAAGACAAAGATAATTATGATTTAAATGTATCTAATGAAGTTGTTGAAATTATAGATGATAAAGAAAGCTTAAATCATGTTGACAAGGATACAATTTCTAATTTAAGATATATCGGAATGCTTTTTAAGACATATATTTTATGTGAGAGCGAGCAAACAAACGAATTTTATATGATTGACCAACATGCAGCACATGAGCGTATAAATTACGAAAAATATTTAAATCAAATTGAAAATAGAAACATAATTTTACAAGAATTGCTGATACCCGAAGTTATAAATTTATCATATGAAGATTATTATTTCACTATAAATAACAAAGATTTTTTCGAAAAAATTGGTTTGCCTATTGAAAGCTTTGGAATTAATGATATACTGATTAATAGTGTGCCTTTAATTTTTATTGATGTAAATATAAAATATTTATTTTATACTATTTTAGATTCAATGAAAGAAACAGGAAAAAATAGTAATTTGGATTTTGAATTGAATAAAATAATCAAAAATGCATGTGTTAGTTCTGTTAAATCAGGCGACAATTTGCATAACTTAGAAATTAAAAAGTTAATTGGGGACCTTGCAAATACAAAGAGTCCATATACTTGTCCACATGGTAGACCTACAATAATAAAAATGACAAAATACGAAGTAGAGCGTATGTTCGAACGAGTACAGATATAA
- the miaA gene encoding tRNA (adenosine(37)-N6)-dimethylallyltransferase MiaA has translation MNNKILVIVGPTAVGKTHVSIELAKKFNTEVISADSMQVYKHMNIGTAKVTEEEACGIKHHMIDLIEPDEAFSVSDFKKQAEKHIDNLLRNHKLPIIIGGSGLYVNSLIYDLNFGNVKSDEKVRQYYVGYYNEHGKDKLYDLLKKVDIEATIKIHKNNVKRVIRALEVCEMTGKKFSEMNTNIRKPSDKYECVIIGLSMDRELLYQRINKRVDIMVESGLIEEVQELLNKNYDRNLVSLQGIGYKEVIDYLDGKISKEESIEILKTNTRRFAKRQFTWFNGDTNIKWFDLSNLYDIDMQINNIYEYVLEGN, from the coding sequence ATGAACAATAAAATTTTAGTAATTGTTGGACCAACAGCTGTTGGTAAAACACATGTTTCAATTGAATTAGCAAAAAAATTTAATACAGAAGTTATTTCAGCAGATTCTATGCAAGTTTATAAACATATGAATATAGGTACTGCTAAAGTCACAGAAGAAGAAGCTTGCGGAATTAAGCATCATATGATTGATTTAATCGAACCTGATGAAGCATTTTCTGTTTCCGATTTTAAAAAACAAGCGGAAAAACATATTGATAATTTGCTAAGAAATCATAAGTTACCTATAATTATAGGCGGAAGTGGATTATATGTTAATTCGCTAATTTATGATTTAAATTTTGGCAATGTGAAATCAGATGAAAAGGTTAGACAATATTATGTAGGTTACTATAACGAACATGGTAAAGATAAATTATATGACCTTTTAAAAAAAGTCGATATAGAAGCTACTATTAAAATTCATAAAAACAATGTAAAGCGTGTAATAAGAGCACTTGAAGTTTGTGAAATGACCGGTAAAAAGTTTTCAGAAATGAATACTAATATAAGAAAACCAAGTGATAAATATGAGTGTGTTATAATTGGTTTGTCAATGGATAGAGAACTTTTATATCAGAGAATTAACAAAAGAGTTGATATTATGGTTGAAAGCGGATTAATTGAAGAAGTTCAAGAGTTGCTCAATAAAAATTATGATAGAAATTTAGTTTCATTGCAAGGAATAGGGTACAAAGAAGTAATAGATTATCTAGATGGGAAAATATCAAAAGAAGAATCTATAGAAATATTAAAAACAAATACGAGAAGATTTGCTAAAAGACAATTTACTTGGTTTAATGGCGATACTAATATTAAATGGTTTGATTTGTCTAATTTATATGATATAGATATGCAGATTAATAATATATACGAATACGTATTGGAAGGAAATTAA
- the hfq gene encoding RNA chaperone Hfq — protein MNMSNFNLQDSFLNNARKEKKKISIFLVNGYKINGIVQAFDSYVILLQVDNSQQLVYKHSISTIIPKGEVKLFNEQVINIEEME, from the coding sequence ATTAATATGAGTAATTTTAATTTACAAGACTCTTTTTTAAACAATGCTAGAAAAGAAAAGAAAAAGATATCTATATTTTTAGTAAATGGATATAAAATTAATGGGATAGTACAAGCATTTGATAGCTATGTTATACTTTTACAGGTTGATAATTCACAACAACTTGTATATAAACATTCTATATCAACTATCATACCTAAAGGTGAAGTTAAATTATTTAATGAACAAGTTATTAACATAGAAGAAATGGAGTAA
- a CDS encoding methionine gamma-lyase family protein, producing the protein MLTKEILNRDFGISKKVFNYVTQIEEKVKEEHFAEIDKIREANQYKVIAAMQENRLDYTHFYWNTGYGYGDVGREKVESIFASVFHTEDALVRPSIASGTHALYLTLSSILQYGDEVIAVTGKPYDTLLTVLGEENNEPCNLKEQGVLYKEVALFEDGSIDCDTVIKTITGKTKLLMFQRSTGYSFRKAFTVEQLKDAIDKIRKVYPHICIMVDNCYGEFIDTSEPSEVGADVTVGSLIKNPGGGIALSGGYIVGKKIIIDRIANRLTAPGVGKEIGLTFGTTRNTLQGLFFAPHIASEALKGAILFGAVFNSLGYDIIPKLTDKRSDIIQAIKFKNPELVIKICQAIQSASPVDAHVTPEPWDMPGYTNQVIMASGAFVSGSSIELSADAPIRDPYIAYIQGGLFYDHSKLAVMLSLQQMLELDNIEAKITK; encoded by the coding sequence ATGCTAACTAAAGAAATATTGAACAGAGATTTTGGTATTAGTAAAAAAGTTTTTAATTATGTAACGCAGATAGAAGAAAAAGTTAAAGAAGAACATTTTGCAGAAATTGATAAGATTAGAGAAGCTAATCAATATAAAGTTATTGCTGCAATGCAAGAAAACAGATTGGATTATACGCATTTTTATTGGAATACAGGATATGGATATGGTGATGTAGGTCGTGAAAAAGTTGAAAGTATTTTTGCTTCAGTTTTCCATACTGAAGATGCTCTTGTTAGACCTTCTATAGCTTCAGGAACACACGCTTTGTATTTAACACTTTCATCAATATTACAATATGGAGATGAAGTTATAGCAGTAACAGGTAAACCGTATGATACGTTATTGACTGTACTTGGTGAGGAAAATAATGAGCCTTGTAATTTGAAAGAGCAAGGTGTTTTATATAAAGAAGTTGCATTATTTGAAGACGGCAGCATAGATTGTGATACAGTTATTAAAACAATAACTGGCAAAACAAAACTTCTTATGTTTCAACGTTCTACAGGCTATAGCTTTAGAAAGGCATTTACCGTTGAACAACTTAAAGATGCAATAGATAAAATAAGAAAAGTATATCCACACATTTGCATAATGGTAGATAATTGTTATGGTGAATTTATCGATACAAGTGAACCTTCTGAAGTTGGTGCTGACGTAACTGTAGGCTCTTTAATTAAAAATCCAGGTGGTGGAATTGCCTTGTCTGGAGGATATATTGTTGGTAAAAAAATAATAATTGATAGAATAGCCAATAGACTTACTGCTCCTGGGGTAGGAAAAGAAATAGGATTAACTTTTGGCACAACAAGAAATACACTTCAAGGATTGTTTTTTGCACCACATATTGCTAGTGAAGCACTTAAGGGAGCAATACTATTTGGTGCTGTATTTAATTCACTTGGATATGATATTATTCCAAAATTAACTGACAAAAGAAGTGATATAATACAAGCAATTAAATTTAAAAATCCAGAATTGGTAATAAAAATATGTCAAGCTATTCAGTCTGCTTCACCAGTTGATGCACATGTTACACCAGAGCCTTGGGACATGCCAGGTTATACAAATCAAGTTATTATGGCATCTGGAGCATTTGTTTCAGGTTCATCGATTGAGTTAAGTGCAGATGCACCAATTAGAGATCCGTATATAGCTTATATACAAGGTGGATTATTTTATGATCACTCAAAGCTTGCGGTTATGCTATCTTTACAACAAATGTTAGAGTTAGATAATATAGAAGCAAAAATAACAAAATAA
- a CDS encoding PfkB family carbohydrate kinase, translated as MKKVLVIGSTVVDIIINVDFLPSTKQDVHVISHKMSLGGCAYNVSDVLRHFKVPYILFSPVGTGIYGNYVREKLLEKGVPSPIPIAEIENGCCYCFVEPSGERTFISNHGAEYLIYKKWLEQIDMSQISSVYICGLEIEEKTGIDIVEFLEDHKNVQVYFAPGPRINKIPKQLLDRIFKLSPILHLNDDEALGYTKSGNLLNAAEIINKKTNNTVIITCGSEGVYYYNNNILNKIDAFKVEQIDTIGAGDSHIGATIASISRGNNLETALSNANRVSSVVVNSNGALLSDEAFKEIKKDIQV; from the coding sequence ATGAAAAAGGTTTTAGTAATAGGATCAACGGTTGTAGATATTATCATAAATGTAGATTTTTTACCATCAACAAAACAAGACGTGCATGTAATTTCACATAAGATGTCTTTAGGAGGATGTGCCTACAACGTTTCTGATGTTTTACGTCACTTTAAAGTTCCTTACATTTTATTTTCACCTGTAGGAACAGGAATATATGGAAATTATGTTAGAGAGAAATTACTTGAGAAAGGTGTTCCTTCTCCAATACCAATAGCAGAAATAGAAAATGGATGTTGTTATTGCTTTGTTGAACCATCTGGAGAGAGAACCTTTATTTCAAACCATGGTGCAGAGTATTTAATTTATAAAAAGTGGCTTGAACAAATTGATATGTCACAAATATCTAGTGTTTACATATGTGGATTAGAGATAGAAGAAAAAACTGGTATAGACATTGTTGAGTTTTTAGAAGATCACAAAAATGTTCAAGTTTATTTTGCTCCAGGTCCAAGAATAAATAAAATACCAAAACAATTACTAGATAGAATATTCAAATTATCACCAATATTACATTTGAATGATGATGAGGCTTTAGGATACACTAAGAGCGGTAATTTGCTTAATGCAGCAGAAATAATTAACAAGAAAACTAACAACACAGTTATAATAACTTGCGGAAGTGAGGGAGTCTATTATTATAACAATAATATATTAAATAAAATAGATGCATTTAAAGTAGAGCAAATTGATACAATCGGAGCAGGGGATTCACATATAGGTGCTACAATAGCAAGTATAAGCAGAGGAAATAATTTAGAGACTGCTTTATCCAATGCAAATAGAGTTTCATCTGTAGTTGTAAATTCAAATGGTGCATTGTTATCTGATGAAGCATTTAAAGAAATTAAGAAGGATATTCAAGTAT